In the Aliarcobacter cryaerophilus genome, one interval contains:
- the rplP gene encoding 50S ribosomal protein L16, producing the protein MLMPKRTKFRKMMKGRNRGEAHRGNSLAYGDFGIKAVEHGRVDSRQIEASRVAMTRKVKRQAKVWIMVFPDKPLTAKPLETRMGKGKGSVDKWVMNIKPGRVCFEMAGVDESLAREALALAMHKLPFKTKFVTRDSENELY; encoded by the coding sequence ATGTTAATGCCTAAAAGAACAAAATTTAGAAAAATGATGAAAGGAAGAAATCGAGGTGAAGCTCACAGAGGTAACTCTTTAGCTTATGGAGATTTCGGAATTAAAGCTGTTGAGCATGGACGAGTAGATTCAAGACAAATTGAAGCTTCTAGGGTTGCCATGACAAGAAAAGTAAAAAGACAAGCGAAAGTTTGGATTATGGTATTCCCTGATAAACCACTAACTGCTAAACCACTTGAAACAAGAATGGGTAAAGGTAAAGGTAGTGTTGATAAATGGGTAATGAACATTAAGCCAGGAAGAGTTTGTTTCGAAATGGCTGGAGTAGATGAAAGTTTAGCAAGAGAAGCTTTAGCTTTAGCTATGCATAAACTACCATTTAAAACTAAATTTGTAACAAGAGAT
- the rpsC gene encoding 30S ribosomal protein S3 produces MGQKVNPIGLRLGINRNWESRWFPKFETMPANVAEDDKIRKFVKKELYYAGIAQTVIERTAKKVRVTVVAARPGIIIGKKGADVEKLKDSLSKLVGKEIAVNIKEERKPQTSALLSAENVAQQLERRVAFRRAMKRVMQNALKGGAKGIKVSVSGRLGGAEMARTEWYLEGRVPLHTLRARIDYGFAEAHTAYGCIGIKVWIFKGEVLAKGIPTEKSETPESKPKRRPAKKRGK; encoded by the coding sequence ATGGGTCAAAAAGTTAATCCAATAGGTTTAAGATTAGGTATTAATAGAAATTGGGAGTCTAGATGGTTTCCAAAATTTGAAACAATGCCTGCAAATGTAGCTGAAGATGACAAAATAAGAAAGTTTGTTAAAAAAGAGTTATATTATGCTGGAATTGCTCAAACTGTTATTGAAAGAACTGCAAAAAAAGTAAGAGTTACAGTTGTTGCTGCTAGACCTGGAATTATCATTGGTAAAAAAGGTGCAGATGTTGAAAAACTAAAAGACTCTTTATCTAAACTTGTAGGAAAAGAGATAGCTGTAAATATTAAAGAAGAGAGAAAACCTCAAACTTCTGCACTACTTTCAGCTGAGAATGTTGCTCAACAATTAGAAAGAAGGGTTGCATTTAGAAGAGCTATGAAAAGAGTTATGCAAAATGCACTTAAAGGTGGAGCAAAAGGTATTAAAGTATCTGTTTCTGGAAGACTTGGTGGAGCTGAAATGGCAAGAACTGAGTGGTATTTAGAAGGAAGAGTTCCTTTACATACATTAAGAGCTAGAATTGATTATGGTTTTGCAGAAGCTCATACAGCTTATGGTTGTATTGGGATTAAAGTTTGGATATTTAAAGGTGAAGTTCTTGCAAAAGGAATTCCAACTGAAAAATCTGAAACTCCTGAGTCTAAACCAAAAAGAAGACCAGCAAAGAAAAGAGGTAAATAA
- the rplV gene encoding 50S ribosomal protein L22 produces the protein MARAILKFIRVSPIKARLIAREVQGMNAEYAIASLQFTPNKAAGIISKVIASAVANSGLDSADAVITSARVDKGPVLKRFTPRARGSASPKHKPTAHIMIEVAASTKGDK, from the coding sequence ATGGCAAGAGCGATATTAAAATTTATTAGAGTTTCTCCTATTAAAGCAAGATTAATTGCTAGAGAAGTTCAAGGGATGAATGCAGAGTATGCAATTGCATCTTTACAATTTACTCCAAACAAAGCTGCTGGAATTATATCTAAAGTAATAGCTTCTGCTGTTGCAAACTCTGGATTGGATTCAGCTGATGCAGTAATTACAAGTGCTAGAGTAGACAAAGGACCAGTTCTTAAAAGATTTACTCCAAGAGCAAGAGGTTCAGCTTCACCAAAGCATAAACCAACTGCACATATTATGATTGAAGTAGCTGCATCTACAAAAGGAGACAAGTAA
- the rpsS gene encoding 30S ribosomal protein S19: MARSIKKGPFVDSHLLKKVVAANSSKDKKPIKTWSRRSTILPDMIGLTFNVHNGRNFVPVNVTENHVGYKLGEFAPTRTFKGHKGSVQRKA; encoded by the coding sequence ATGGCAAGATCAATAAAAAAAGGACCTTTTGTAGATTCACACTTACTAAAAAAAGTTGTGGCTGCTAATAGTTCAAAAGATAAAAAACCAATTAAAACATGGTCAAGAAGATCTACAATTCTTCCAGATATGATTGGATTAACATTTAATGTACATAATGGTAGAAACTTTGTTCCTGTAAATGTTACAGAGAACCATGTTGGGTATAAATTAGGTGAGTTTGCACCAACTAGAACATTTAAGGGCCATAAAGGTTCTGTTCAAAGAAAGGCGTAA
- the rplB gene encoding 50S ribosomal protein L2 — translation MSIKKFRPITPARRFMSVIDSSDITSKPTVRSLLVRVKANAGRNNNGRITSRHKEAGAKKLYRIIDFKRNKFGIEGTIATVEYDPYRNCRISLVSYADGDKRYIIQPAGLKVGDKVQAAISGLDILPGNAMQLVSIPVGTMVHNIELKPGKGAQIARSAGGYAQIMGREDKYVILRLPSGEMRKILGVCMATIGVVGNGDYINMVIGKAGRTRHLGIRPQTRGSAMNPIDHPHGGGEGKTNSGRHPVTPWGMPTKGYKTRKKKASDKLIISRKKK, via the coding sequence ATGTCAATTAAAAAATTTAGACCTATAACTCCTGCTAGAAGATTTATGTCAGTTATCGATAGCTCTGATATTACTTCAAAACCAACAGTTAGATCTTTACTTGTAAGAGTAAAAGCAAATGCTGGTAGAAATAATAATGGAAGAATTACATCAAGACACAAAGAAGCAGGTGCAAAAAAATTATATAGAATTATTGATTTCAAAAGAAATAAATTTGGTATAGAAGGTACTATTGCAACTGTTGAGTATGACCCATATAGAAACTGTAGAATTAGCTTAGTTTCATATGCTGATGGTGATAAAAGATATATTATTCAACCTGCTGGTTTAAAAGTAGGAGATAAAGTTCAAGCTGCTATTTCTGGACTTGATATTTTACCAGGAAATGCTATGCAACTAGTAAGTATTCCTGTTGGAACAATGGTTCACAATATTGAGTTAAAACCAGGTAAAGGTGCTCAAATTGCTAGAAGTGCTGGTGGATATGCACAAATTATGGGAAGAGAAGATAAATATGTTATCTTAAGATTACCATCTGGTGAAATGAGAAAAATCCTTGGAGTTTGTATGGCTACTATTGGTGTAGTTGGAAACGGGGATTATATAAATATGGTAATTGGTAAAGCTGGTAGAACAAGACACTTAGGAATTAGACCTCAAACAAGAGGATCTGCGATGAACCCTATTGATCACCCACACGGGGGAGGAGAAGGTAAAACGAATTCTGGAAGACATCCTGTTACTCCATGGGGTATGCCAACTAAAGGTTATAAAACTAGAAAGAAAAAAGCTAGTGATAAACTAATCATTTCAAGAAAAAAGAAGTAA
- a CDS encoding 50S ribosomal protein L23, whose protein sequence is MADITDIKSILYTEKTIELQENGVIVVQTSPRMTKTGLKEVFKEYFGVVPTKINSLRQDGKVKRFRGKLGKRVDFKKFYVTLPEGAAIANLSA, encoded by the coding sequence ATGGCAGATATAACAGATATTAAATCAATTTTATATACAGAAAAAACAATCGAGCTTCAAGAAAATGGTGTAATCGTTGTTCAAACTAGTCCTAGAATGACTAAAACAGGTTTAAAAGAGGTTTTCAAAGAGTATTTTGGAGTTGTTCCAACAAAAATTAACTCTTTAAGACAAGATGGTAAAGTTAAAAGATTTAGAGGAAAACTTGGAAAAAGAGTTGACTTTAAAAAATTCTATGTAACATTACCAGAGGGCGCAGCAATTGCGAACCTTTCAGCATAA
- the rplD gene encoding 50S ribosomal protein L4 — MSKAIVLNTKFENSGELVLPANYEEINKHNLYLYVKSYLSSLRSNTAAAKTRAQVSGGGKKPKAQKGSGAARWGSKRSPLFVGGGVVFGPTKRNYEQKVNKKQKALALKYALNAQAQNGSLFAVDSIKLESGKTKDAVAVLSKLNKRDTLIVVDTIDEKTYLAFRNIKNCYMIEKQEVNAYLIAVYHSVLIEKSVLEALTKEA, encoded by the coding sequence ATGAGTAAAGCAATAGTATTAAATACAAAATTTGAAAATAGTGGTGAATTAGTTTTACCTGCTAATTATGAAGAGATTAATAAACACAATTTATACTTATATGTAAAATCGTATTTATCATCTTTAAGATCAAATACAGCAGCTGCGAAAACTAGAGCACAAGTAAGTGGTGGTGGTAAAAAACCTAAAGCACAAAAAGGTAGTGGAGCTGCAAGATGGGGATCTAAAAGATCACCTTTATTTGTTGGCGGTGGAGTTGTTTTTGGTCCTACAAAAAGAAACTACGAGCAAAAAGTAAATAAAAAACAAAAAGCTCTTGCACTTAAATATGCTTTAAATGCACAAGCTCAAAATGGTTCACTTTTTGCAGTTGATTCAATTAAATTAGAATCAGGTAAAACTAAAGATGCGGTTGCAGTTTTAAGTAAACTAAACAAAAGAGATACATTAATTGTTGTTGATACAATTGATGAAAAAACTTATTTAGCGTTTAGAAATATTAAAAACTGTTATATGATTGAAAAGCAAGAAGTAAATGCATACTTAATTGCTGTATATCACTCTGTACTAATTGAAAAATCAGTACTAGAAGCATTAACAAAAGAGGCTTAA
- the rplC gene encoding 50S ribosomal protein L3: MEFIVQKIGMSRTVSVPSTAVTLLKVIDTKVCQVTDGVALVSYSSGKKFNKAIEGQQKKYNLSKEFNRFATITVANSEAGDLDVTGLGEAKIVKTTFRTKGRGFSGVVKRWNFAGGRSSHGHRMGKRTGSIGNCEFPGRVQPGKKMPGQYGNTNVSVKNEVLSFDAESGVLVLKGSVSGPNGSLGKVKVAK; the protein is encoded by the coding sequence ATGGAATTTATAGTTCAAAAAATCGGTATGAGTAGAACAGTATCTGTTCCTAGTACAGCGGTTACACTTTTAAAAGTTATTGATACAAAAGTATGTCAAGTAACTGATGGTGTAGCACTAGTTTCTTATAGCAGTGGTAAAAAATTTAACAAAGCTATTGAGGGACAACAAAAAAAATATAACCTATCTAAAGAGTTTAACAGATTTGCAACAATTACTGTAGCAAATAGTGAAGCTGGAGATTTAGATGTTACTGGTTTAGGTGAAGCAAAAATCGTTAAAACAACTTTTAGAACAAAAGGTAGAGGTTTCTCAGGGGTTGTAAAAAGATGGAATTTTGCTGGTGGAAGAAGTTCTCACGGACATAGAATGGGTAAGAGAACAGGTTCAATTGGTAACTGTGAGTTCCCAGGAAGAGTTCAACCAGGTAAAAAAATGCCAGGACAATACGGAAATACAAATGTATCTGTAAAAAATGAAGTTTTATCATTTGATGCAGAATCTGGAGTTTTAGTTCTTAAAGGTTCAGTATCTGGTCCAAATGGTTCATTAGGAAAAGTAAAGGTTGCTAAATGA
- the rpsJ gene encoding 30S ribosomal protein S10: protein MEKIRLKLKAYDHRVLDRSVASIVEAVKRTGADLRGPIPLPTKIRRYTVIKGPHVNKDSREQFEIRVHSRIIDIISATADTVDSLMKLDLAPEVDVEVRSMGQE, encoded by the coding sequence ATGGAAAAAATCAGATTAAAGCTTAAAGCTTATGATCATAGAGTTTTAGACAGAAGTGTTGCTTCAATAGTTGAAGCTGTTAAAAGAACTGGTGCTGATTTAAGAGGTCCAATCCCTCTTCCTACAAAAATCAGAAGATATACAGTTATCAAAGGTCCTCACGTAAACAAAGATTCAAGAGAGCAATTTGAGATTAGAGTTCATTCAAGAATTATTGACATTATTTCAGCAACAGCTGATACAGTTGATTCTTTAATGAAACTAGACTTAGCTCCTGAGGTTGATGTTGAAGTAAGATCAATGGGTCAAGAATAA
- a CDS encoding sulfite exporter TauE/SafE family protein, which produces MSEFISILTSTEIILGVITFLTSVIAAVVGIGGGMMLIAILPSFLPLNALIPVHGLTQVSSNISRAFFGYKDIQYEVIPKFLIGSVLGIGLFAGILSFISLEYVPLFIGVYILLSLWSEKFNEKIKRYENYYLAGFFQTGLSMVVGATGPLTMTLLFKDYQDKDKVVATGAALMSITHFLKVVVFIYFGFVFFDFIWIIIAMIFGAVAGSFVGTKARNLIDGKKFTIILKTLLTILAIKLIVDIIVKII; this is translated from the coding sequence ATGTCAGAATTTATTTCTATTTTAACTTCAACAGAGATTATTTTAGGAGTTATTACTTTTTTAACTTCAGTTATTGCAGCTGTTGTTGGAATAGGAGGTGGAATGATGTTAATAGCAATTTTACCATCATTTTTGCCTCTAAATGCGCTTATTCCAGTTCATGGACTTACTCAAGTAAGTAGTAATATAAGCCGTGCTTTTTTTGGATACAAAGATATTCAATATGAAGTAATACCAAAGTTTTTAATAGGTTCAGTTTTAGGAATAGGCTTATTTGCTGGAATTTTGAGTTTTATCTCTCTTGAATATGTTCCTTTATTTATTGGAGTCTATATTTTACTTTCTCTTTGGAGTGAAAAATTTAATGAAAAGATTAAAAGATATGAAAATTACTATTTAGCAGGTTTTTTTCAAACAGGGCTTTCTATGGTTGTTGGTGCTACTGGACCACTTACTATGACACTATTATTTAAAGATTATCAAGATAAAGATAAAGTTGTAGCAACTGGAGCTGCTTTGATGAGTATAACTCATTTTCTAAAAGTTGTTGTTTTTATCTATTTTGGTTTTGTATTCTTTGACTTTATTTGGATTATTATTGCTATGATTTTTGGAGCTGTTGCAGGAAGTTTTGTTGGAACAAAAGCAAGAAATTTAATAGATGGTAAAAAATTTACAATTATTCTAAAAACACTACTTACAATTTTAGCTATAAAACTTATTGTAGATATTATAGTAAAGATAATTTAG
- a CDS encoding exodeoxyribonuclease III: MTKRYKFISWNVNGIRAVDKKEALKWVDDYNIDILGVQETKSQKDQIPKSIFNKEFSFKTASQSKIKGRSGTALFSDINTTFDCTCPSVDILDEGRINEVHFNLGNKDIAFFNVYFPNGQSSQERLEYKMEFYDRFLNHCENLKKDGKSIIVCGDVNTAHTEIDIARPKANENTSGFLKMERDWITKFLNHGYIDTFRLINGDLKDKYSWWSYRANARENNVGWRIDYFYVSSDLKDFVKDAYILDDIFGSDHCPIGLEIEI, translated from the coding sequence ATGACAAAAAGATATAAATTTATCTCTTGGAATGTAAATGGTATCAGAGCAGTTGATAAAAAAGAGGCTTTAAAATGGGTAGACGATTACAATATTGATATTTTAGGAGTTCAAGAGACAAAATCACAAAAAGATCAAATACCAAAATCAATATTTAATAAAGAGTTTTCTTTTAAAACTGCTAGTCAATCAAAAATAAAAGGAAGAAGTGGAACAGCCCTATTTTCAGATATTAACACTACTTTTGATTGCACTTGTCCTAGTGTAGATATTTTAGATGAAGGACGAATAAATGAAGTTCATTTTAATTTAGGAAATAAAGATATAGCATTTTTTAATGTATATTTCCCAAATGGGCAAAGCTCTCAAGAGAGACTTGAATATAAAATGGAGTTTTACGATAGATTTTTAAATCATTGTGAAAATTTAAAAAAAGATGGAAAATCAATAATTGTTTGTGGTGATGTTAATACAGCTCATACTGAAATTGATATTGCACGTCCAAAAGCAAATGAAAATACAAGTGGTTTTTTAAAAATGGAAAGAGATTGGATAACAAAATTCTTAAATCATGGATATATTGATACTTTTAGACTCATAAATGGTGATTTAAAAGATAAGTACTCTTGGTGGAGTTATAGAGCAAATGCTAGAGAGAATAATGTTGGATGGAGAATTGACTATTTTTATGTAAGTTCTGATTTAAAAGATTTTGTAAAAGATGCTTATATTTTAGATGATATTTTTGGAAGCGATCACTGTCCTATTGGACTTGAAATAGAAATTTAG
- the thiI gene encoding tRNA uracil 4-sulfurtransferase ThiI produces MIENKIKTQKFIVKYFTEIMIKGDRAKRQMLSQLLMNLQKISKDISNEIVLKKFFDKIELVTPLEFSSVLKEKLLQTPGIDQVLEAIQINEMDSLDKIKVEVNKYMSKEIVDKTFVIRAKRVGTQDFKSIDIEQTVGGYMLAHNKTKGVDLRNAEVTIKLELEHNKLNIITQKHQGLGGFPLGSQGEILSLMSGGFDSTVASYLSIKRGLKTHFIFFNLGGIAHEIGVKQVSWYLWNKFASSHRVSFITIPFEDVVGQIFKDISPSYMGVMLKRLMIIAAQKVAKDMKIDALMTGESVAQVSSQTLRNLSLIDSASDILILRPLAMMSKPDIIDIATKIGTKKFAEAMPEYCGVISQHPVTAGSFDRVEKEAKNFDYTILEEAIKNAKIKNIDEVLDDVCEVGTLEVVNSVGENEIVVDIRQSSDILKASGEVLKIPFYDLKKEFKKLDSSKTYLLYCDKGVLSQLHGQYLKDEGKYTNIKVFRP; encoded by the coding sequence ATGATAGAAAATAAGATAAAAACACAAAAATTTATAGTTAAATATTTTACAGAGATTATGATAAAAGGTGATAGAGCAAAAAGACAGATGTTAAGTCAACTTTTAATGAATTTGCAAAAAATTTCAAAAGATATTTCAAATGAAATAGTTTTAAAAAAGTTTTTTGATAAGATAGAATTAGTTACTCCATTAGAATTCTCTTCAGTTTTAAAAGAGAAACTATTACAAACACCAGGAATTGATCAGGTTTTAGAAGCTATACAAATAAATGAAATGGATAGTTTAGATAAGATAAAAGTTGAAGTAAACAAATATATGTCAAAAGAGATAGTTGATAAAACATTTGTAATACGAGCCAAAAGAGTTGGAACACAAGATTTTAAATCTATTGATATTGAACAAACTGTTGGTGGTTATATGCTAGCACACAATAAAACAAAAGGTGTTGATCTTAGAAATGCTGAAGTTACTATAAAACTTGAGTTGGAACATAATAAATTAAATATTATTACACAAAAACATCAAGGATTAGGAGGCTTTCCACTAGGAAGTCAAGGTGAGATTTTATCTTTGATGTCAGGTGGATTTGATTCAACTGTTGCTTCATATTTATCTATTAAAAGAGGTCTTAAAACACATTTTATCTTTTTTAATTTGGGTGGAATTGCTCATGAAATAGGCGTTAAGCAAGTATCTTGGTATTTGTGGAATAAATTTGCTTCATCACATAGAGTTTCATTTATTACTATTCCTTTTGAAGATGTTGTAGGACAAATTTTTAAAGATATTAGCCCATCTTATATGGGAGTTATGTTAAAAAGACTTATGATAATTGCGGCTCAAAAAGTTGCAAAAGATATGAAGATTGATGCTTTAATGACAGGTGAAAGTGTTGCTCAAGTTTCAAGCCAGACTTTAAGAAACTTAAGTTTAATAGATAGTGCAAGCGATATTTTGATTTTAAGACCATTAGCTATGATGAGTAAACCAGATATTATTGATATTGCAACAAAAATTGGTACAAAGAAATTTGCAGAAGCAATGCCTGAGTATTGTGGAGTGATTTCTCAACATCCTGTAACAGCAGGCAGTTTCGATAGAGTTGAAAAAGAGGCGAAGAATTTTGATTATACTATCTTAGAAGAAGCTATTAAAAATGCAAAAATTAAAAATATTGATGAGGTATTAGATGATGTTTGTGAAGTTGGAACTTTAGAAGTTGTAAATAGTGTTGGTGAAAATGAAATAGTAGTTGATATAAGACAAAGTAGTGACATTTTAAAAGCTTCTGGTGAAGTTTTAAAAATACCATTTTATGATTTAAAAAAAGAGTTTAAGAAATTAGATAGTTCAAAAACTTATCTTCTATATTGTGATAAAGGTGTTTTAAGCCAACTTCATGGACAATATTTAAAAGATGAAGGAAAATATACAAATATAAAGGTTTTTAGACCTTAA
- a CDS encoding putative Na+/H+ antiporter, whose amino-acid sequence MSPTTLQIIAVTIFTLAIIHIFSVKYFEHLAHRSEKHSGLFHLLGEIEVVFGIWAMILVLFMFIFLGKEETMNYVNNRNYVETMFVFVIMVIAATRPILNTVLSLVKRVSNILPLKGATSFYFVVMCLVPLLGSLITEPAAMTLAALILSDKLFSQGISNKLKYITLGTLFINISVGGTLTNFAAPPILMVAKTWEWDTIFMFTTFGWKAIIITFINTILIIVLFYKELSNINIRTTVSDREKIPFAIILVHFIFLFLVVYFGHYPAFFMSIFLLFLGVTYAYQQYQDRLMLREGLLVAFFLGGLVILGGQQEWWLKDIISNLSNPEAFLGAITLGAFTDNAAITYLGSLVEGLSDEFKYYLVAGAVTGGGLTIIANAPNPAGAAILKSHFQDNSIDPRFLFLGALVPTIISSLCFIFL is encoded by the coding sequence ATGTCGCCAACAACACTGCAAATTATCGCTGTTACTATCTTTACATTAGCAATTATTCATATTTTTTCAGTTAAATATTTTGAACATTTAGCACACAGAAGTGAAAAACATTCTGGACTTTTTCATCTTCTTGGAGAGATTGAGGTTGTATTTGGTATTTGGGCTATGATTTTAGTTTTATTTATGTTTATATTTTTAGGAAAAGAAGAGACAATGAACTATGTAAATAATAGAAATTATGTAGAAACAATGTTTGTATTCGTAATCATGGTTATTGCAGCTACTAGACCTATTTTAAATACGGTATTATCTTTGGTAAAAAGAGTATCAAATATTTTGCCACTTAAAGGAGCTACTTCTTTCTATTTTGTTGTAATGTGTTTAGTTCCACTTTTAGGCTCACTAATCACTGAACCAGCAGCTATGACACTAGCTGCACTGATTTTAAGTGATAAACTATTTTCACAGGGTATTTCAAATAAGTTAAAATACATAACTTTGGGAACTTTATTTATAAATATTTCTGTTGGAGGAACTTTGACAAATTTTGCAGCCCCTCCTATTTTAATGGTTGCAAAAACTTGGGAGTGGGATACAATTTTTATGTTTACAACATTTGGTTGGAAGGCAATTATTATTACTTTTATTAATACAATTTTAATTATAGTTTTATTTTATAAAGAGCTTTCAAATATAAACATAAGAACAACAGTTAGTGATAGAGAAAAGATACCTTTTGCTATAATTCTAGTTCATTTTATATTTCTTTTTTTAGTGGTATATTTTGGACATTATCCAGCATTTTTTATGAGTATATTTTTGCTATTTTTGGGAGTTACATATGCTTATCAACAGTATCAAGATAGATTAATGCTAAGAGAAGGTCTTTTGGTTGCATTCTTCTTGGGTGGTTTGGTAATATTAGGTGGTCAGCAAGAGTGGTGGCTAAAAGATATTATCTCAAATTTAAGTAACCCAGAAGCATTTTTAGGAGCTATAACACTAGGAGCATTTACTGATAATGCTGCGATTACGTATTTAGGTTCTTTAGTTGAAGGATTAAGTGATGAGTTTAAGTATTATTTAGTAGCTGGAGCAGTTACAGGTGGTGGATTGACTATTATTGCAAATGCACCAAACCCAGCAGGTGCAGCAATACTTAAAAGTCATTTTCAAGATAACTCTATTGATCCAAGATTTTTATTTTTAGGAGCATTAGTTCCTACAATAATATCAAGTTTGTGTTTTATATTTTTATAA
- a CDS encoding YifB family Mg chelatase-like AAA ATPase → MKIIKSATLDSIEATIIDVEATFTKGMPSFTIVGMVSASINESKDRIKSSLLLNNFKFPPLKITINLSPSELNKKGSHFDLPIALQVALFDESKIEFDDFFFFGELALDGTIKDTSHIFAIVLSLAKKGELKRVVSSLESAKKLGNIPNIDIYVVNTLNSAIEFVKSKDKDNYLYKKEEIKYHVLTIKDEQYFYNKKYDEDFKDVIGQDMAKYAALICAAGNHNFLMEGSPGCGKSMIAKRLQYILAPMNLEEILEKAKLQALDLKDVDFSPIRAFRNPHHSSTKSSIFGGGSSNAKMGEVALSNHGVLFFDELPHFPSNILEALREPLEDNKILISRVNSKILYETKFIFVSAMNPCPCGNKLSSVKECRCSDFEVQRYKNRLSEPFLDRIDLYVVMNDSFSDNKNIVSSKELHESVIKAFIRQKNRGQKELNGKLNDKDIKKYCVLDSETSDILEKARVNYSLSFRSINKILKVARTIADINENEFITKGDLLKSLNFRKR, encoded by the coding sequence ATGAAAATTATAAAATCTGCTACACTTGATAGTATTGAAGCAACAATTATTGATGTTGAAGCAACATTTACAAAAGGGATGCCAAGTTTTACAATAGTGGGCATGGTTAGTGCCAGTATCAACGAGTCAAAAGATAGAATAAAGTCTTCTCTTCTTTTAAATAATTTCAAATTTCCACCACTAAAAATAACAATAAATCTCTCACCTAGTGAATTAAATAAAAAAGGTTCACACTTTGATTTACCAATTGCTTTACAAGTTGCTTTATTTGATGAGAGCAAAATAGAATTTGATGATTTTTTCTTTTTTGGTGAGCTAGCACTTGATGGAACAATAAAAGATACAAGTCATATTTTCGCAATAGTTTTATCTTTGGCAAAAAAAGGAGAGTTAAAAAGAGTTGTAAGCTCTTTGGAAAGTGCTAAAAAATTAGGAAATATACCAAATATCGATATTTATGTTGTAAATACCTTAAATAGCGCAATAGAGTTTGTGAAAAGTAAAGATAAAGATAACTATTTGTATAAAAAAGAGGAGATTAAATATCATGTTTTAACTATAAAAGATGAACAATATTTTTATAATAAAAAATATGATGAAGATTTTAAAGATGTTATAGGTCAAGATATGGCGAAATATGCAGCACTTATTTGTGCAGCTGGAAATCATAATTTTTTGATGGAAGGAAGTCCAGGTTGTGGGAAATCAATGATAGCAAAAAGGTTACAATATATTTTAGCTCCTATGAATCTTGAAGAGATACTTGAAAAGGCAAAACTTCAAGCTCTTGATTTAAAAGATGTTGATTTTAGCCCTATAAGAGCTTTTAGAAATCCACATCATTCAAGTACAAAATCTTCTATATTTGGTGGAGGAAGTTCAAATGCTAAAATGGGAGAAGTTGCTTTAAGCAACCACGGTGTTCTATTTTTTGATGAGTTACCACATTTTCCAAGCAATATTTTAGAAGCTTTAAGAGAACCACTTGAAGACAATAAAATATTAATCTCAAGAGTAAATAGTAAGATACTTTATGAGACAAAATTTATATTTGTAAGTGCGATGAATCCATGTCCTTGTGGAAATAAACTTTCAAGTGTGAAAGAGTGTAGATGTAGTGATTTTGAAGTACAAAGATATAAGAACCGTCTAAGTGAGCCATTTTTAGATAGGATTGATTTATATGTTGTTATGAACGATAGTTTTAGTGATAATAAAAATATCGTAAGTTCAAAAGAGCTTCACGAAAGTGTAATAAAAGCTTTTATAAGACAAAAAAACAGAGGACAAAAAGAGTTAAATGGAAAACTAAATGATAAAGATATAAAAAAATATTGTGTATTGGATAGTGAAACTTCAGATATACTTGAAAAAGCTAGAGTAAATTACTCTTTATCATTTAGAAGTATAAATAAAATATTAAAAGTGGCAAGAACAATTGCTGATATAAATGAAAATGAGTTTATAACTAAAGGTGATTTATTAAAAAGTTTAAATTTTAGAAAAAGATAA